The following proteins are co-located in the Bdellovibrionales bacterium genome:
- the dnaN gene encoding DNA polymerase III subunit beta, giving the protein MKITLERAALLKSLSHVQSVVERKNTIPILANVMIRANGDEVSFVATDMEIEVNETAAAVVAKAGAITAPAHTLYEIVRKLPEGAQVEINAVSAGQIVLSSGRSQFKLGCLPVEDFPKMPDGDHKHKFTLSSEDLRGLIDRTRFAISAEETRYYLNGIYLHATKADKVDVLRAVATDGHRLARVEMPAPQGAKGLTGIIIPRKTVGEVRKMLDEATGAIEIALSESKVRFSFDNIVITSKLIDGTFPDYERVVPVGNDRLLDANARLFAAAVDRVATISSEKSRGVKLALSEGLLVISASAPEAGSASEELEVSYDGAPMEIGFNARYLLDILMQVEGEGVRFQLADSAAPAIVQDVADASALYVLMPMRV; this is encoded by the coding sequence ATGAAGATCACCCTTGAACGCGCCGCCTTGCTTAAAAGCCTTAGCCACGTCCAAAGCGTCGTGGAGCGGAAAAACACTATTCCCATTCTGGCCAATGTCATGATCCGCGCGAATGGCGATGAGGTTTCCTTTGTCGCGACGGATATGGAAATTGAGGTCAATGAGACGGCCGCCGCCGTTGTGGCCAAGGCTGGCGCAATCACCGCGCCCGCGCACACTCTGTATGAGATCGTGCGTAAGCTGCCTGAGGGCGCTCAGGTTGAGATTAACGCCGTCAGCGCGGGGCAAATCGTTTTGTCCTCTGGCCGCTCGCAGTTCAAGCTGGGCTGCCTGCCTGTCGAGGATTTCCCCAAGATGCCCGACGGCGATCACAAGCACAAGTTTACGCTCTCGTCCGAGGATTTGCGCGGCCTCATCGATCGCACGCGCTTTGCGATTTCGGCAGAGGAAACGCGGTATTATTTGAACGGCATTTATCTGCATGCGACCAAGGCTGACAAGGTTGACGTGCTACGCGCCGTGGCGACCGATGGCCATCGCCTTGCGCGGGTGGAGATGCCCGCGCCGCAAGGAGCCAAAGGCCTTACCGGTATCATCATTCCCCGCAAGACGGTGGGCGAAGTTCGCAAGATGCTGGACGAGGCGACGGGCGCGATTGAGATTGCTTTGTCGGAATCCAAGGTGCGTTTCTCGTTCGACAACATCGTGATCACGTCCAAGCTGATCGACGGCACGTTCCCCGATTATGAGCGCGTTGTGCCCGTGGGCAATGATCGTCTTTTGGACGCCAATGCGCGTTTGTTTGCGGCGGCAGTGGATCGCGTGGCGACTATTTCTTCGGAAAAGTCGCGTGGCGTGAAGCTGGCTCTTTCCGAAGGGCTTCTGGTGATTTCGGCCAGCGCACCGGAAGCGGGCAGCGCAAGCGAAGAGTTGGAAGTCAGTTATGACGGCGCGCCGATGGAGATCGGCTTTAACGCGCGTTATTTGCTGGATATCCTGATGCAGGTTGAGGGCGAGGGCGTGCGCTTCCAGCTGGCCGACTCGGCAGCGCCCGCCATCGTGCAGGATGTGGCCGATGCCAGCGCGTTGTATGTTTTGATGCCGATGCGAGTGTAG
- the recF gene encoding DNA replication/repair protein RecF, whose translation MPLSLSSLSLTNFRNHGEMRLKLASAPVVLTGMNGSGKTNILEAISLLVPGRGLCRASSAEWQNHDESLPWAVAAEVRTSEGDVKIGTGRDPAAPDNGRRVVHVDGRAVKGQQALAEHVAMAWVTPDLDRVLADGSAARRKLLDRMVYSFDPAHAGRVHRYEKAMRERLRLLRDGVADATWLAALEDTMAQTGVSIAAARLHLLRQLQSAMTLAQSAFPQAEITLVGMAEEALADQPALLVEDKLRAALARSRQGDAQSGTCAIGVHRSDLLVIHRAHNCPAELCSTGEQKALLVAIMLAFVRTLTVARGGHPPLFLLDDITAHLDGVRRAALFEEILALRVQAWLTGTDEAFFDAFLPYAQHFSVEKGRVTGG comes from the coding sequence ATGCCCCTAAGCCTCTCCTCCCTTTCCCTCACCAACTTTCGCAACCATGGCGAGATGAGGCTAAAGCTTGCGTCCGCGCCTGTCGTGCTGACGGGCATGAATGGCAGTGGCAAGACGAATATCCTTGAGGCGATTAGTTTGCTGGTTCCCGGACGCGGCCTGTGCCGCGCTTCATCCGCCGAGTGGCAAAATCATGATGAGTCCTTGCCATGGGCCGTGGCGGCTGAGGTGAGAACGTCCGAGGGCGATGTGAAGATTGGGACGGGTCGCGATCCCGCCGCGCCTGACAATGGGCGTCGCGTCGTGCATGTCGATGGTCGCGCGGTGAAGGGGCAGCAAGCCTTAGCCGAGCATGTCGCGATGGCGTGGGTGACGCCCGATCTGGATCGCGTGCTGGCCGATGGCTCGGCGGCGCGGCGCAAGCTGTTGGATCGTATGGTGTACAGCTTTGATCCCGCGCATGCGGGGCGCGTCCATCGGTACGAGAAGGCGATGCGCGAGCGCCTGCGCCTGCTCCGCGATGGCGTGGCGGATGCGACGTGGCTGGCGGCGCTAGAGGACACGATGGCGCAAACGGGCGTTTCGATTGCGGCGGCGCGGCTGCATCTGCTGCGGCAATTGCAAAGCGCGATGACTCTGGCGCAAAGCGCTTTTCCGCAGGCGGAGATTACCCTTGTCGGCATGGCCGAGGAAGCCTTGGCCGATCAGCCCGCGCTTTTGGTGGAGGATAAGCTTCGTGCCGCGCTGGCACGCTCGCGGCAGGGCGATGCGCAAAGCGGAACCTGCGCGATTGGCGTGCATCGTAGTGATCTCTTGGTGATCCATCGCGCCCACAACTGCCCTGCCGAGCTATGCTCGACCGGCGAACAAAAGGCACTGCTGGTTGCCATTATGCTGGCCTTTGTTCGCACGCTGACTGTGGCGAGGGGAGGGCATCCGCCGCTGTTCCTTTTGGATGATATTACCGCGCATTTGGATGGCGTGCGCCGCGCCGCGCTGTTTGAGGAAATCCTTGCCCTTCGCGTTCAGGCATGGCTGACGGGGACGGATGAGGCCTTTTTCGACGCGTTTTTGCCCTATGCCCAGCACTTTTCCGTGGAAAAGGGGCGGGTGACGGGCGGATAG